One part of the Musa acuminata AAA Group cultivar baxijiao chromosome BXJ1-5, Cavendish_Baxijiao_AAA, whole genome shotgun sequence genome encodes these proteins:
- the LOC135673620 gene encoding remorin-like, translating to MFPFAITTRSNPFSDNNHLLFPLCFYMYIYVYVRICALRVASITRRPLVVGVPPSRTWRMEEAGAKHEAEAPLRTAAAVKGVEEEKAPIPSPAERKLDDSDDVAIDESDEDASTEKSTEVSAESVLARLETEKRLSLIKAWEDNEKTKVENKVVKKLSSIMVWEISRKAAVEAELKRKEEELEKKKAEYAEKIKNKIALLHRFAEEKRAMVEARRGEELLKVEEVAAKYRATGLAPKKLLGCFGP from the exons ATGTTTCCGTTCGCAATAACAACACGATCAAACCCGTTCTCCGATAATAACCATCTCCTGTTTCCATTAtgcttttatatgtatatatatgtgtatgtaagaATTTGTGCATTGAGGGTGGCGAGCATTACAAGACGGCCTTTGGTGGTGGGAGTGCCGCCGAGCAGGACTTGGAGGATGGAAGAGGCCGGCGCGAAGCACGAGGCGGAGGCCCCGTTGCGGACAGCAGCGGCGGTGAAGGGCGTCGAGGAAGAGAAGGCCCCGATTCCTTCGCCAGCCGAGCGGAAGCTCGACGACTCTGATGACGTCGCCATCGACGAGA GTGATGAGGATGCTTCCACAGAAAAGAGCACAGAGGTTTCAGCTGAGAGTG TTCTTGCAAGGCTTGAAACGGAGAAGAGGTTGTCTTTGATCAAAGCTTGGGAAGATAACGAAAAGACTAAGGTGGAAAATAA GGTTGTTAAGAAGTTGTCATCAATTATGGTATGGGAAATCTCTAGAAAAGCAGCTGTGGAAGCTGAGCTGAAAAGGAAAGAG GAAGAACTGGAAAAGAAAAAGGCAGAATATGCAGAGAAAATTAAGAACAAGATTGCTCTGCTTCATAGGTTTGCAGAAGAGAAGAGAGCAATGGTTGAGGCTAGACGTGGTGAAGAGCTCCTGAAGGTGGAGGAGGTTGCCGCGAAATATCGTGCCACGGGACTTGCACCGAAGAAGCTTCTTGGCTGTTTCGGACCATAA
- the LOC135673617 gene encoding uncharacterized protein LOC135673617 has product MWPQLKKRSMAAASGSPSSGSAVALILLLLLLVGGAFIPGRWIRDTSTMRETRPIIMAQNLIINPIVDHQPPPRPSQSLPTIPKAEQAPAATTNQTTMNQANPIVDLRAPPLQPLLPSIPEPQQAPAAIVPPFARPTGNQTGNEICRSANPTLRIPAPTLSLPHSSSCPDYFRWIHEDLRPWKSTGITRKMVERARRTANFRLVVLNGKAYVQRYCHSFQTRDVFTIWGILQLFRRYPGRIPDLDLMFDCVDWPIVRASDYRRRNASAPPPLFRYCGDESTLDIVFPDWSFWGWAEINIKPWEVLRSELKDGNGRVRWMDREPYAYWKGNPAVATTRQDLLRCNVSEAHDWNARLYAQDWLKESREGFKESDLANQCIHRYKIYIEGSAWSVSEKYILACDSLALLVTPKYYDFFTRGLMPLQHYWPIRDDDKCRSIKFAVDWGNSHKQKAQAIGKEASNFILEKVKIDYVYDYMFHMLNEYAKLLRYKPTIPEGSVELCAESMACSAKGLEKKFMTESLVRSANDSSPCMMPPPYSTSEVRRIAKRKANAMKKVEMWEQRARESQDNKV; this is encoded by the exons ATGTGGCCCCAACTGAAGAAGAGGAGCATGGCAGCGGCTTCAGGTTCCCCTTCGTCCGGAAGCGCGGTGGCgcttatcctcctcctcctcctcctcgtcggtgGTGCTTTTATTCCCGGCCGATGGATCCGCGACACC TCAACAATGCGCGAGACAAGACCCATCATCATGGCTCAAAACCTCATCATCAACCCCATTGTTGATCATCAACCCCCTCCACGCCCATCTCAATCTCTCCCCACCATTCCAAAAGCAGAACAGGCGCCTGCAGCCACAACGAATCAGACTACAATGAACCAAGCAAATCCCATTGTTGACCTTCGAGCTCCGCCACTGCAACCTCTTCTTCCCTCAATTCCAGAACCACAACAAGCACCAGCAGCCATAGTGCCTCCTTTTGCACGTCCCACCGGAAACCAAACAGGAAACGAAATCTGCCGATCTGCAAATCCAACCTTGCGAATCCCTGCCCCGACTCTGTCCCTTCCACATTCTTCGTCCTGCCCAGACTACTTCCGCTGGATCCACGAAGATCTCCGCCCTTGGAAGTCCACTGGAATAACCAGGAAGATGGTGGAAAGAGCCCGAAGAACTGCCAATTTCCGGCTCGTCGTCCTCAATGGCAAGGCCTATGTGCAGCGCTATTGTCATTCCTTCCAAACACGCGACGTCTTCACCATCTGGGGCATCCTGCAGCTGTTCCGCCGCTACCCGGGACGCATCCCTGACCTTGACCTCATGTTCGACTGCGTCGATTGGCCCATCGTCCGCGCCAGTGACTACCGAAGGAGGAACGCGTCagcaccgccgccgctgttccggTACTGCGGGGATGAGTCTACCCTTGACATAGTCTTCCCTGACTGGTCCTTCTGGGGTtg GGCGGAGATCAACATAAAGCCATGGGAGGTGCTGAGGAGTGAGCTCAAAGATGGGAATGGCAGGGTGAGGTGGATGGATAGGGAGCCTTATGCTTACTGGAAAGGCAACCCAGCAGTTGCCACCACCCGGCAAGACCTCCTCAGGTGTAATGTCTCTGAAGCCCACGACTGGAACGCTCGGCTCTACGCACAG GATTGGCTCAAAGAGAGCAGGGAAGGGTTCAAAGAATCGGACTTGGCGAACCAATGCATTCATAG GTACAAGATCTATATCGAAGGTTCGGCATGGTCGGTCAGTGAGAAGTACATTCTAGCTTGCGACTCTCTGGCGCTACTGGTGACGCCGAAGTACTACGATTTCTTTACCAGGGGATTGATGCCACTGCAGCATTACTGGCCTATTAGGGACGACGACAAGTGCAGATCCATAAAATTCGCGGTCGACTGGGGCAATTCTCACAAGCAAAAG GCACAAGCCATCGGAAAGGAAGCCAGCAACTTCATCCTCGAGAAGGTGAAGATCGACTATGTCTATGACTACATGTTCCACATGCTGAATGAGTACGCGAAGCTCCTTCGATACAAGCCTACTATACCTGAGGGATCTGTAGAGTTGTGTGCCGAGTCCATGGCGTGCTCTGCGAAAGGTCTGGAGAAGAAGTTCATGACGGAATCTCTGGTGAGGTCTGCTAACGATTCCAGCCCCTGCATGATGCCTCCTCCCTACAGCACGTCGGAAGTGAGAAGGATAGCGAAGAGAAAAGCTAACGCCATGAAGAAGGTGGAGATGTGGGAGCAGAGAGCACGGGAGAGTCAGGATAACAAGGTGTAG
- the LOC135673621 gene encoding actin-depolymerizing factor-like, which yields MAVNDECKLKFLELKAKRNFRFIVFKIDEKLQQVTVEKLGQPEQSYDDLAASLPPNECRYAVYDFDFVTDENCQRSKIFFIAWSPDASRVRSKMLYASSKDRFKRELDGIQVELQATDPSEMSIDIVKGRAI from the exons ATGGCAGTAAACGACGAGTGCAAGCTCAAATTCCTGGAGCTGAAGGCTAAGAGGAACTTCCGCTTTATCGTCTTCAAAATCGACGAGAAGCTGCAGCAGGTCACAGTGGAGAAGCTCGGCCAGCCGGAGCAGAGCTACGATGATTTGGCCGCGTCGTTGCCACCCAACGAGTGCCGGTACGCCGTCTACGATTTCGATTTCGTCACTGATGAGAACTGCCAAAGGAGCAAGATCTTCTTCATTGCTTG GTCTCCTGATGCATCAAGGGTGAGGAGTAAGATGCTGTATGCCAGTTCAAAGGACAGATTCAAGAGGGAGCTCGATGGAATACAAGTGGAGTTGCAGGCGACGGACCCGAGCGAGATGAGCATCGACATCGTGAAAGGGCGAGCTATCTAA
- the LOC135673622 gene encoding copper-transporting ATPase HMA5-like yields the protein MVSKGFLMSCLGGGGREGFASRSLSPRPHYPSMPKYPRRKSTVEVVGGGDLEATPEAAEEEEKRVALFSVVGMACAACAGSVEKAIKRLPGIHDAAVDVLNDRAQVIFYPAFVSEDTIRETIEDVGFKAELIQEEMKEKSVLICRLRIKGMTCTSCSSTIESALQDVPGVHKALVALATEEAEVRYDPRVVSANQLMDAVEDTGFEAILVTTGEDINRIELKVDGPFSTRYISMVNNSLQALPGVDDINIDPVLHKVTISYKPDQTGPRNFIEIIESTGSGQLKASIYPEVRGKGFHRHEEINQYYQCFLWSLVFTIPVFLTSMVFMYIPGIKEVLDKKIVNMLKVGELLRWILSTPVQFIIGRRFYVGAYKALRHGSANMDVLIALGTNAAYFYSIYTVLRAATSPNFMGTDFFETSSMLISFILLGKYLEVLAKGKTSEAIAKLMNLAPETAILISYDNEGNVISEREIDSRLIQKNDIIKVMPGGKVASDGFVIRGQSHVNESMITGESRPVAKRKGDIVIGGTVNENGVLHIRATHVGSEGALSQIVRLVESAQMAKAPVQKFADRISKYFVPLVILLSLVTWLIWFLAGKFSSYPKSWIPSSMDSFQLALQFGISVMVIACPCALGLATPTAVMVGTGVGASQGVLIKGGQALESAHKVNCIVFDKTGTLTTGNPVVVNTRLLKNMVLRDFYEYVAAAEVNSEHPLAKAIVQYAKKFSTDEENPVWPELQGFIAITGHGVKATVGNKEVLVGNKSLMVEVGIHIPVEASEILTDTERMAQTGIVVSIDREVTGIIAISDPLKPGTREVISLLKCMKVKSIMVTGDNWGTANAIAQEVGIDTVIAEAKPDQKSEKVKELQMSGLTVAMVGDGINDSPALVSADVGIAIGAGTDIAIEAADIVLMKSNLEDVITAIDLSRKTFFRISMNYVWALGYNIICIPVAAGVLFPFTRFRLPPWIAGAAMAASSVSVVCCSLLLKNYRRPKKLDMLRMSDVAVN from the exons ATGGTGAGCAAAGGGTTCTTGATGTCGTGCCTCGGCGGCGGCGGCCGCGAGGGCTTCGCCTCGCGGAGCCTCTCGCCGAGGCCGCACTACCCGTCGATGCCAAAGTACCCCAGGCGGAAGTCGACGGTTGAGGTGGTCGGGGGCGGGGATCTGGAGGCGACGCCGGaggcagcggaggaggaggagaagcgggTGGCGCTGTTCTCGGTCGTCGGGATGGCGTGTGCGGCGTGCGCTGGGTCGGTGGAGAAGGCGATCAAGCGGCTGCCTGGGATCCATGATGCTGCCGTCGACGTGCTGAACGATCGGGCTCAAGTCATCTTCTATCCCGCCTTCGTTTCG GAGGACACAATTAGAGAAACAATTGAAGATGTTGGTTTCAAGGCTGAATTGATTCAAGAGGAGATGAAAGAAAAATCAGTTCTCATATGCAGACTTCGCATAAAAGGGATGACATGTACTTCTTGCTCAAGTACTATTGAATCTGCTTTGCAAGATGTTCCAGGTGTACATAAGGCTTTAGTAGCCTTAGCAACTGAAGAAGCAGAGGTTCGCTATGATCCTAGAGTTGTAAGTGCCAACCAACTCATGGATGCAGTTGAAGATACTGGTTTTGAAGCTATACTTGTTACCACAGGGGAAGATATTAACAGAATAGAACTCAAAGTTGATGGGCCATTCTCTACAAGGTATATTTCTATGGTTAATAACTCTCTTCAAGCCCTCCCAGGAGTAGATGATATAAACATTGATCCTGTGCTGCATAAAGTTACCATATCTTACAAACCAGATCAGACAGGTCCACGAAATTTCATTGAAATTATTGAATCAACTGGATCTGGGCAGCTTAAGGCGTCAATATACCCGGAAGTAAGGGGAAAGGGGTTTCACAGGCATGAGGAGATTAATCAGTATTATCAATGCTTCCTTTGGAGTTTGGTTTTCACCATCCCAGTATTTCTCACTTCAATGGTGTTTATGTACATCCCTGGAATTAAAGAAGTTCTAGATAAGAAAATAGTAAACATGTTGAAGGTTGGAGAGCTTTTAAGATGGATTTTATCCACTCCTGTCCAATTTATAATTGGTCGAAGATTTTATGTTGGTGCATATAAAGCATTACGACATGGATCTGCTAATATGGATGTGCTGATTGCTCTTGGAACCAATGCAGCATACTTCTATTCAATCTACACCGTCCTCAGAGCTGCAACTTCACCAAATTTTATGGGAACTGATTTTTTTGAGACTAGTTCCATGCTTATATCATTTATCCTTCTTGGGAAGTATCTTGAAGTTTTGGCTAAAGGGAAAACATCAGAAGCCATTGCTAAGCTCATGAATTTGGCACCTGAAACTGCAATACTGATAAGCTATGACAATGAAGGAAATGTGATAAGTGAAAGAGAGATAGATAGTCGATTGATTCAAAAGAATGATATCATTAAAGTAATGCCCGGTGGAAAGGTAGCTTCAGATGGTTTTGTAATACGGGGTCAGAGCCATGTTAATGAAAGCATGATAACTGGGGAATCAAGGCCTGTTGCAAAGAGGAAGGGTGATATTGTTATAGGCGGTACTGTCAATGAAAATGGTGTGCTGCATATCCGTGCCACTCATGTTGGATCCGAAGGTGCCCTTTCACAGATTGTTCGTCTTGTTGAATCAGCTCAAATGGCTAAAGCTCCTGTACAGAAATTTGCTGACCGCATATCCAAATATTTTGTGCCTCTA GTTATTCTTCTTTCACTTGTCACTTGGCTCATTTGGTTCTTAGCGGGAAAGTTCAGTTCCTACCCAAAATCTTGGATACCATCGTCAATGGATAGCTTTCAACTCGCTCTTCAGTTTGGCATATCTGTCATGGTGATAGCATGTCCATGTGCGCTTGGCCTTGCAACTCCCACTGCTGTTATGGTTGGAACTGGAGTAGGTGCATCTCAAGGTGTGCTAATTAAAGGTGGACAAGCATTAGAGAGTGCACACAAG GTCAACTGTATTGTATTTGACAAGACTGGCACACTTACCACTGGAAACCCTGTTGTTGTCAACACACGACTACTGAAGAATATGGTGCTTCGTGACTTCTATGAATATGTGGCAGCTGCTGAG GTTAATAGTGAGCATCCCTTGGCAAAGGCTATAGTTCAATATGCCAAAAAGTTCAGCACAGATGAAGAGAACCCTGTTTGGCCTGAATTACAAGGTTTTATTGCTATCACAGGCCATGGTGTCAAAGCCACAGTTGGAAACAAAGAAGTTTTAGTGGGGAATAAGAGCTTGATGGTGGAAGTAGGCATCCATATACCTGTTGAAGCCTCTGAAATTCTCACAGATACTGAGAGAATGGCACAAACTGGAATAGTCGTCTCAATTGATCGAGAAGTAACTGGAATAATTGCAATATCTGATCCACTGAAACCTGGTACTCGAGAGGTTATATCCCTTCTGAAGTGCATGAAGGTGAAAAGCATTATGGTAACAGGTGATAACTGGGGTACTGCAAATGCAATTGCACAGGAGGTTGGGATAGACACTGTTATTGCAGAAGCAAAGCCAGATCAAAAATCCGAGAAAGTTAAGGAACTTCAG ATGTCCGGCTTAACTGTGGCAATGGTTGGAGATGGAATAAATGACTCACCAGCACTTGTGTCTGCTGATGTTGGGATTGCCATAGGTGCTGGCACAGACATTGCAATAGAAGCAGCTGATATTGTTCTTATGAAGAGCAACTTGGAGGATGTAATAACTGCCATTGATCTCTCTAGGAAAACTTTCTTCCGGATCAGCATGAATTATGTATGGGCTCTTGGTTACAATATCATCTGCATACCAGTTGCAGCTGGAGTTCTTTTCCCATTCACCAGATTCCGACTGCCACCATGGATTGCTGGTGCTGCAATGGCGGCTTCTTCAGTTAGTGTAGTTTGCTGCTCTCTCTTATTGAAGAACTATAGAAGGCCCAAAAAATTAGACATGCTTCGGATGAGCGATGTAGCGGTCAATTGA